Proteins found in one Ovis canadensis isolate MfBH-ARS-UI-01 breed Bighorn chromosome 20, ARS-UI_OviCan_v2, whole genome shotgun sequence genomic segment:
- the LOC138425256 gene encoding putative olfactory receptor 2W6, whose product MGTSNGSSRTDFILLGFSDRPQLEHIISVIVFIFYIITLVGNTTIILVSYLDTQLHTPMYFFLSNLSFVDLCYTTSIIPQMLVNLWGPKKSITYGGCVLQFFFALDLGATECLLLAVMAYDRYAAVCQPLHYTVIMHPELCQKMVLIAWFGGLGSALILCSLTLKLPRCGHREVDNFFCKMPALIKMACVYSKVIEFVVFALGVVFLLVPLSLILISYGVITQAVMRIKSAARWRKILHTCGSHLTVVSLFYGTVIYMYMKPQTSTSQNEGKFLTLFYTIVTPSLNPLIYTLRNKDVKSAIRRILWIKKWPAKS is encoded by the coding sequence ATGGGAACCAGCAATGGAAGCTCCAGAACAGACTTCATCCTTCTGGGCTTTTCTGATCGGCCCCAATTGGAACACATCAtctctgtgattgtcttcatCTTCTATATTATAACCCTGGTAGGAAACACAACTATCATTCTTGTATCTTACCTAGACACCCAGCTCCATACGCCCATGTATTTCTTCTTATCCAATTTGTCTTTTGTGGACCTCTGTTACACAACTAGCATTATCCCCCAGATGCTGGTAAATCTATGGGGTCCAAAAAAGTCTATTACATATGGAGGCTGTGTGCTCCAGTTCTTCTTTGCCCTTGACTTGGGAGCCACAGAATGCCTTCTCTTGGCTGTAATGGCTTATGACCGCTATGCTGCTGTCTGTCAACCTCTTCACTACACAGTAATAATGCACCCTGAGCTTTGCCAGAAGATGGTGTTGATTGCCTGGTTTGGTGGTCTTGGCAGTGCCTTAATTCTTTGCTCTTTGACTTTGAAGTTGCCAAGATGTGGGCACCGAGAGGTGGATAACTTTTTCTGTAAGATGCCAGCATTGATCAAGATGGCTTGTGTCTATTCAAAAGTAATCGAATTTGTTGTCTTTGCTCTTGGGGTGGTATTTCTTCTGGTACCTCTGTCACTAATTCTCATCTCATATGGAGTCATCACTCAAGCTGTCATGAGAATCAAGTCAGCAGCAAGGTGGCGAAAGATCCTTCATACATGTGGTTCCCATCTCACAGTAGTATCTCTGTTTTATGGAACAGTAATTTATATGTACATGAAGCCGCAAACTAGCACCTCACAAAATGAGGGGAAATTCCTTACTCTCTTTTATACCATTGTCACACCCAGTCTTAACCCTCTGATATATACTTTGAGAAACAAAGATGTAAAGAGTGCAATAAGGAGAATATTGTGGATAAAAAAATGGCCAGCAAAGTCATGA